A stretch of the Sulfolobus acidocaldarius SUSAZ genome encodes the following:
- a CDS encoding crotonase: MSYETIKVERPERGIVKVLLHRPEVLNAINVKMRKELREVFENLAKDNEIRVIILTGHGNKAFSTGDDLKDSGVNLNDPYILRNYHNVADEMMRLFNLIDDYLKPVIAMVRGYCLGGGLELALSCDFIVADETSTFGFPEVNIGFIPGWGGTQRLPRKIGEQRAKYLIYTGDFIDATKAYQWGLIDFYVKSNELEEFTMQLARKISSKSPLVLRMAKFAIEKGAECSLNAGLYYEILSFMVSSKTEDIKEAHEAFLRKRKPEFKGK, translated from the coding sequence ATGAGTTATGAAACTATAAAAGTAGAGAGGCCAGAAAGAGGGATAGTAAAGGTTTTACTCCATAGACCTGAAGTATTAAATGCAATAAACGTGAAAATGAGGAAAGAATTAAGGGAGGTTTTTGAAAATTTGGCTAAAGATAATGAGATCAGAGTAATAATTTTGACAGGTCATGGAAATAAGGCCTTCTCAACAGGCGATGATTTAAAAGATTCAGGCGTCAATTTGAACGATCCTTATATCTTAAGGAATTATCATAACGTAGCTGATGAGATGATGAGATTATTTAACTTAATTGATGATTATCTAAAGCCTGTAATAGCTATGGTTAGAGGTTACTGTTTAGGTGGTGGATTAGAGCTAGCTTTAAGTTGTGATTTTATAGTAGCTGATGAAACTTCAACTTTTGGATTTCCTGAAGTTAACATAGGTTTCATACCGGGCTGGGGAGGTACACAAAGATTACCTAGAAAAATAGGTGAACAGAGAGCAAAATACTTAATTTATACGGGGGATTTCATTGATGCAACTAAAGCTTATCAGTGGGGGTTGATAGACTTTTATGTTAAATCTAATGAGCTTGAAGAGTTTACCATGCAATTAGCTAGGAAGATATCCTCCAAAAGCCCATTAGTTTTGAGGATGGCTAAATTCGCCATAGAAAAAGGGGCTGAATGTAGTTTAAACGCCGGCCTATACTATGAAATCTTATCTTTCATGGTTTCTTCTAAGACTGAGGATATCAAGGAAGCCCATGAAGCCTTTCTTCGGAAGAGAAAACCAGAATTTAAAGGAAAATAA
- a CDS encoding 3-hydroxyacyl-CoA dehydrogenase: MKVDDIKKILVVGAGTMGHGIAEVFAIAGYHVYLSDVSEDILSKSLNNIRWSLSKLKEKDRIKESVDKVLSRIIPVVGLNESIRDADFVVEASPEIIDLKRQIFSTLDKLLSPDTILATNTSTLPITSIAEVTSKPERVVAMHFFNPPVLMELVEVMKGEKTNDEVALTTYELAKKIGKKPILIKKDVPGYVVNNILGAVSGTACLLVEKGLADIKEVDAVTMYKLGFPMGVFILADYSGLDIGYNALRSREKLGLKSNRPPCSMVEEKVKKGELGVKSGKGYYQYPAPGKYQKPEIPRELAEKLNPALILCGAVNVASRMYREGIVSKEEIDLAVKLGLNYPKGIFEYADEIGIDEILSGMKTLKDISSSDFYDPDPLLLEMQKSNELGKKTGKGFYEHKKAEEKKLDTIIVRIEEPIATIILNRPERLNAINGKMSEEITSTLSTLAEDQRIRVVIITGSGKAFSAGADVTGFQQSGSPTSRAIFRKDLFSTVTKFPKPVIAAINGFALGGGLELAMACDIRIASSNAELGQPEINLALIPGGGGTQRLTRLVGRGWAKYIVYSGERISASLAREIGLVEFVVPPEKLEEEAKRIALKIAEKSPLALAAAKLAIDSTEEREISTGLNLESTLFGLLLTSEDSKEGVRAFMEKRKPQFKGV, encoded by the coding sequence ATGAAAGTCGATGATATTAAGAAAATACTCGTAGTCGGAGCAGGAACCATGGGTCATGGAATAGCCGAAGTGTTTGCCATAGCTGGATACCATGTGTACCTCTCCGATGTATCAGAAGATATTCTAAGTAAAAGCCTTAACAACATAAGATGGAGTTTAAGTAAACTTAAGGAGAAAGACAGGATCAAGGAAAGTGTTGATAAAGTGCTTTCAAGGATTATACCTGTTGTCGGGTTAAATGAAAGTATAAGAGATGCCGATTTTGTAGTTGAAGCTTCTCCTGAGATAATAGATCTGAAAAGACAAATATTTTCCACTCTAGATAAACTACTTTCACCTGATACAATTTTAGCCACAAATACAAGTACATTACCAATTACCAGTATCGCTGAAGTCACATCGAAACCTGAAAGAGTTGTAGCCATGCACTTTTTCAATCCACCAGTTCTCATGGAACTTGTCGAAGTAATGAAAGGGGAAAAAACCAATGATGAAGTAGCTCTAACGACTTATGAATTAGCCAAGAAGATAGGAAAGAAACCAATACTGATAAAGAAAGATGTGCCAGGTTACGTTGTAAATAATATTCTAGGTGCAGTCTCAGGTACAGCTTGTTTGCTAGTGGAAAAAGGACTAGCAGACATTAAGGAAGTAGATGCTGTAACCATGTATAAGTTAGGTTTCCCAATGGGAGTATTCATACTTGCAGACTACAGTGGGCTCGACATAGGATATAACGCATTAAGATCTAGAGAGAAATTGGGTTTAAAGTCCAATAGACCTCCCTGTAGTATGGTGGAAGAGAAAGTTAAGAAAGGCGAATTAGGTGTAAAGAGTGGTAAGGGATACTATCAGTACCCTGCACCAGGCAAATATCAAAAGCCTGAAATACCTAGAGAATTAGCGGAGAAATTAAATCCAGCTCTGATTCTTTGCGGAGCAGTGAACGTGGCTTCAAGGATGTATAGGGAAGGGATTGTCAGCAAGGAGGAAATAGACTTAGCAGTTAAATTGGGATTAAACTACCCTAAAGGAATATTTGAATATGCTGATGAAATAGGCATAGACGAGATACTTAGCGGAATGAAAACGCTAAAAGATATATCATCATCTGATTTCTACGATCCTGATCCACTTCTCCTGGAAATGCAGAAGAGTAACGAACTGGGCAAAAAGACGGGTAAAGGATTTTATGAGCATAAGAAAGCAGAAGAGAAAAAGTTAGACACTATAATCGTGAGGATAGAAGAACCTATAGCAACAATTATTCTGAATAGACCTGAGAGGTTAAATGCAATCAACGGAAAGATGTCTGAGGAGATAACCAGTACACTTTCAACCCTAGCTGAGGATCAACGGATAAGAGTAGTCATTATTACAGGGAGTGGTAAAGCGTTTTCAGCAGGTGCAGATGTTACAGGTTTCCAACAGTCTGGTAGTCCTACGTCACGGGCAATATTCAGAAAGGATCTCTTCAGTACCGTAACTAAGTTCCCTAAACCAGTTATCGCTGCTATAAATGGATTTGCCCTAGGCGGAGGACTTGAGCTGGCAATGGCGTGCGATATCAGAATAGCTTCCTCTAACGCTGAATTAGGACAGCCTGAAATTAACCTAGCGTTAATTCCAGGTGGAGGAGGAACCCAGAGGCTAACTAGACTAGTTGGGAGAGGTTGGGCTAAATATATTGTATATTCAGGGGAGAGAATCTCCGCGTCCTTGGCTAGAGAAATAGGATTAGTGGAATTTGTAGTGCCTCCGGAGAAGTTAGAGGAAGAGGCTAAAAGAATAGCGCTTAAAATAGCTGAGAAATCACCCTTAGCATTAGCTGCAGCGAAATTAGCTATAGATTCCACTGAAGAGAGGGAAATATCCACTGGACTTAACTTAGAATCAACATTATTTGGTCTTCTCTTGACTAGCGAGGACTCTAAAGAAGGAGTGAGAGCATTTATGGAAAAGAGAAAGCCTCAGTTTAAAGGAGTATAA
- a CDS encoding MFS transporter gives MSSGKPSALDEYVARIDRLPVWGLSYALLWAIGIGYFATLYDAVSNLGLALPYIPFINTIQASIIVSIGLAAYIIGSIGLGLAADVIGRKIALIASFVLLTIGSLGMALSINYPMLFVFRFIEGVGTGASLNLAMVYISEFSPSSKRGKYGNWIFISGWIAVGLGTLLVAFIVTASEALGWRIAFGLAAALGLISTVIVSIKAPESVRVLIKKGKYQQAEKLVEGIERVSMIRAKVSTLPSPKIVSYEQEQVSPLKILGESKFLKRLIGLTVFWFFIYFIQYTSTGLGPTFVKAVVGLTPGQYVEYIRLLGFVAVGATIISFAMLGFIERTDRRILTQVGAIGFLVSSYLTTFLILNKALIPWFIAYFLLEFVVNPPYLAGYLMSSESFPTASRSTGFAITDGIGHLGGVFGPLLLFPLISIVGPLYAWVILALPVPFAAALLWFTVPKTVGVRLEEVNEAMRQRGAKTGS, from the coding sequence ATGAGTTCAGGCAAACCATCTGCATTAGATGAGTATGTAGCTAGAATAGATAGACTACCAGTATGGGGTTTATCTTATGCTTTACTATGGGCTATAGGAATAGGATATTTTGCCACATTATATGATGCTGTGTCGAATTTAGGATTAGCTTTACCTTATATACCGTTTATCAATACCATCCAAGCCTCTATAATCGTCTCCATAGGATTAGCAGCTTACATAATAGGCTCCATAGGATTAGGACTTGCAGCTGACGTAATAGGAAGGAAAATAGCGTTAATAGCCTCATTTGTATTACTAACAATAGGTAGCCTAGGAATGGCGCTTTCTATAAATTACCCCATGTTATTTGTGTTCAGGTTTATTGAAGGAGTTGGTACAGGGGCATCATTAAACTTAGCTATGGTTTACATATCTGAGTTCTCTCCAAGCTCTAAACGAGGAAAGTACGGAAACTGGATATTTATATCCGGCTGGATTGCTGTGGGTTTAGGGACTTTATTAGTTGCATTTATAGTTACGGCTAGCGAGGCTTTAGGATGGAGAATAGCCTTTGGTCTAGCTGCAGCCCTAGGGCTAATATCGACCGTTATAGTCAGCATCAAAGCTCCTGAAAGTGTAAGAGTCTTAATTAAAAAGGGTAAGTATCAGCAAGCAGAAAAATTGGTAGAGGGAATAGAAAGAGTTAGTATGATAAGAGCTAAAGTTTCGACATTACCATCTCCTAAGATAGTTTCATATGAGCAAGAACAAGTAAGTCCTCTGAAAATATTAGGAGAATCTAAATTCCTGAAGAGGTTAATAGGATTAACAGTATTCTGGTTCTTCATATACTTTATCCAATACACCTCAACAGGATTAGGTCCAACATTTGTCAAAGCAGTTGTTGGTTTAACACCGGGGCAGTATGTTGAATACATTAGATTATTAGGGTTTGTTGCCGTAGGAGCTACAATAATATCTTTTGCGATGTTGGGATTCATTGAGAGAACTGATAGAAGAATATTAACGCAAGTTGGCGCCATAGGTTTTTTGGTAAGTAGTTATCTCACAACATTTCTCATATTGAATAAGGCTCTAATACCGTGGTTTATTGCTTATTTCCTTCTTGAGTTCGTTGTGAATCCACCTTATCTGGCTGGTTATTTAATGTCCAGTGAGTCATTTCCCACTGCTTCTAGGTCAACAGGTTTTGCCATAACTGATGGAATAGGTCATCTAGGTGGTGTGTTCGGACCATTACTTCTATTCCCATTGATCTCAATTGTAGGACCATTGTATGCTTGGGTCATATTGGCATTACCGGTTCCTTTTGCAGCTGCTCTACTATGGTTTACAGTCCCCAAGACAGTAGGAGTAAGATTAGAGGAAGTTAATGAAGCAATGAGGCAAAGAGGTGCGAAAACCGGTAGTTAA
- a CDS encoding acetolactate synthase yields the protein MKASKALLELLDKYNVKHVFGLVGETSFPLYDAFSDYLNITHVFARDERNAVIMADAYARFSYKPGIVEVPNVGAPYTLPGLAEANISGIPIIMFVSDIPTYAEKRNMLTEHDNSYLNKLSKEFITVNDPSQLPRVIRRAFRIATTGRTGPVVVKIPMNIYDGEVSDEEVYSNPEFSVYPSLRFMPDPERITEALKILYSSKNPVIVCGQGVLLSNASEEVVKLAEALSIPVATTITGKGSFPEIHPLSIGVIGARGGTRFSNKILAEADVVFLIGTNTDSANTWDWRLPNSKSIIIQLDVSERELGNNYKVIPLLGDAKLTLKEMIRMIREVKRNQSSSEIEKEKRGFEQFVESLANEKTELTNPVKFMKILSEFVDEKTFLVVDPGTGAIFSSAYLKLKMAGRRIMYNYSMGGLGYALPASIGAYFATGGRILSITTDGNLFFNLGELETVKRLNVNVKVFVFNNKSFGWIRAAMLSKYGRVLSGTEISEIDYSKLASSFGIEYLRIEKSEEIESVTKEALVDDSPKFIEVLVKSEDKVIPPVPDWREIKDGKFMG from the coding sequence ATGAAAGCGTCCAAAGCTTTGCTCGAACTTCTAGATAAGTATAATGTTAAACACGTATTTGGTCTTGTAGGAGAGACCTCATTCCCTCTTTACGATGCGTTTAGTGATTATCTAAATATCACCCACGTGTTTGCCAGAGATGAAAGAAATGCAGTAATAATGGCTGATGCGTATGCTAGATTCTCCTATAAACCTGGAATTGTCGAGGTTCCAAATGTAGGGGCACCATATACACTTCCGGGATTGGCTGAGGCTAACATTTCAGGAATCCCAATCATCATGTTTGTTAGTGATATTCCAACTTATGCCGAAAAAAGAAACATGTTAACTGAACACGATAATTCTTACCTCAACAAGTTATCAAAGGAATTCATTACTGTAAACGATCCCTCCCAATTACCTAGAGTCATAAGAAGGGCATTTAGAATCGCCACAACCGGAAGGACAGGACCTGTGGTAGTTAAAATACCTATGAATATATATGATGGGGAAGTGAGTGATGAGGAAGTATATTCCAACCCTGAATTTTCGGTCTATCCCTCCCTCAGATTCATGCCTGACCCAGAAAGGATCACTGAGGCGTTAAAAATACTCTACTCCTCCAAAAATCCTGTAATAGTATGCGGTCAGGGAGTCCTATTATCGAATGCAAGTGAAGAAGTAGTCAAATTAGCAGAGGCCTTGTCAATACCAGTAGCGACGACCATAACCGGGAAAGGCTCTTTTCCTGAAATACATCCTCTCTCTATAGGCGTAATAGGAGCCAGAGGAGGTACTAGATTTTCTAATAAAATTCTAGCTGAAGCTGATGTAGTATTCCTGATAGGAACAAATACTGACTCAGCCAACACATGGGACTGGAGGTTACCTAATAGTAAATCAATAATTATACAACTGGATGTTAGTGAGAGAGAACTGGGTAATAATTACAAGGTTATCCCACTTTTAGGCGATGCGAAACTCACGTTGAAGGAAATGATTAGAATGATAAGGGAAGTTAAGAGAAATCAGTCCAGTAGTGAGATTGAAAAGGAGAAAAGAGGTTTTGAACAGTTTGTGGAGTCCCTTGCTAATGAAAAAACAGAGCTTACAAACCCTGTAAAATTCATGAAGATACTGTCAGAGTTCGTTGATGAAAAAACATTTCTGGTAGTGGATCCAGGGACAGGAGCGATCTTTAGTTCAGCATACCTTAAGTTGAAGATGGCTGGAAGGAGAATAATGTATAATTACTCCATGGGCGGGTTAGGGTATGCATTGCCTGCTTCAATAGGTGCTTACTTTGCGACGGGTGGTAGGATACTCTCAATTACCACCGATGGAAACCTATTCTTCAATCTTGGAGAGCTTGAAACTGTTAAAAGGCTTAATGTTAACGTTAAGGTTTTCGTATTCAATAATAAGTCATTTGGATGGATAAGAGCTGCTATGCTAAGTAAATATGGAAGAGTACTTTCTGGGACTGAAATCAGTGAAATTGACTACTCAAAACTGGCGTCTTCATTTGGAATAGAGTACCTACGTATAGAGAAGAGTGAAGAAATAGAGAGCGTGACCAAAGAAGCATTAGTTGACGATTCTCCTAAGTTTATCGAGGTACTAGTAAAAAGTGAAGATAAGGTAATTCCTCCAGTACCTGATTGGAGGGAAATTAAGGATGGTAAATTTATGGGTTAA
- a CDS encoding vitamin K epoxide reductase, with the protein MLSRSINIAFVLLSIIGIILSSYLTYETLTATFNTGYCNINSYVNCGTVASSPYSRFFGIPVAILGLTWFALMLGLWMIKKEVTIYPWIIGVMFVGYLVYSEVELIHAICIYCTTAHIIALVMGYFVLKVSRL; encoded by the coding sequence ATGTTATCAAGGTCAATTAACATAGCTTTCGTCCTGTTATCCATAATAGGCATAATTTTATCCTCTTATTTGACTTATGAGACCTTGACTGCAACTTTCAATACAGGCTATTGCAATATAAATAGCTATGTAAACTGCGGAACTGTAGCCTCAAGTCCTTATTCTAGGTTCTTTGGAATTCCCGTGGCAATACTAGGACTAACCTGGTTCGCATTAATGCTAGGATTGTGGATGATAAAGAAAGAAGTTACCATTTACCCTTGGATAATAGGAGTTATGTTTGTGGGATATCTAGTTTACTCTGAAGTGGAATTAATTCATGCGATTTGCATATACTGTACTACCGCACATATAATAGCCTTAGTCATGGGATATTTTGTATTAAAAGTATCTAGACTTTAG